In a genomic window of Gadus macrocephalus chromosome 9, ASM3116895v1:
- the avpr1aa gene encoding arginine vasopressin receptor 1Aa, which yields MRPASLALLPVVDTGENQSCAFVHACEPTMGTPDNFTVSSVNGSDPFARNEEVAKLEIAVLSITFLVAVVGNVSVLLAMYNTKKKTSRMHLFIKHLSLADLVVAFFQVLPQLCWKVTYRFYGPDFLCRIVKHLQVMGMFASTYMMVMMTVDRYIAICHPLKTLQQPTRRSFIMIVSTWVGSLLLSAPQFFIFSLSEIKNGSDVMDCWGHFVEPWGVKTYITWITVGIFLIPVFILMICYGFICHSIWQNIKYKTKKCTSESGARHGLIGKSSVSSVTTISRAKLRTVKMTFVIVLAYIVCWAPFFIVQMWSVWDENFNLGDSENPAVTLSVLLASLNSCCNPWIYMIFSGHLLQDFAHCFSCLWPRDRRLKSKEDSDSSVRRTTLPTKVSTRSPPCSSGGTWRELDNSPKSSLPGIQAE from the exons ATGCGCCCTGCTAGCCTCGCGCTGCTCCCCGTCGTAGACACCGGAGAAAACCAATCTTGCGCATTCGTTCATGCGTGTGAGCCAACCATGGGGACACCGGACAACTTCACGGTCAGCTCGGTGAACGGTTCGGATCCGTTTGCGCGCAACGAGGAGGTGGCCAAGCTGGAGATCGCCGTGCTGAGCATCACGTTCCTGGTGGCCGTGGTGGGGAACGTCAGCGTGCTGCTGGCCATGTACAACACCAAGAAGAAGACGTCGCGAATGCACCTCTTCATCAAGCACCTGAGCttggccgacctggtggtggctTTCTTCCAGGTGCTGCCGCAGTTGTGCTGGAAGGTCACCTACCGTTTCTACGGGCCAGACTTCCTCTGCCGGATCGTGAAGCACCTGCAGGTGATGGGGATGTTCGCCTCCACCtacatgatggtgatgatgaccgTGGACCGCTACATCGCTATCTGCCACCCGCTTAAGACCCTGCAGCAGCCCACGCGGCGGTCCTTCATCATGATCGTGTCCACCTGGGTAGGCAGCCTGTTGCTCAGCGCACCGCAGTTCTTCATTTTCTCGCTGAGTGAGATAAAGAACGGCTCGGATGTGATGGACTGCTGGGGCCACTTTGTGGAGCCGTGGGGTGTGAAGACGTACATCACCTGGATCACGGTGGGGATATTTCTGATCCCCGTGTTCATCCTCATGATCTGCTACGGCTTCATCTGCCACAGCATATGGCAAAACATCAAGTATAAGACGAAGAAGTGCACGTCCGAGTCCGGGGCCCGGCATGGACTTATTGGGAAGAGTTCTGTCAGCAGCGTGACGACCATATCTAGAGCCAAGCTGAGAACCGTGAAGATGACTTTTGTGATTGTTCTGGCCTATATCGTGTGCTGGGCGCCGTTTTTTATCGTGCAGATGTGGTCTGTGTGGGATGAAAACTTCAATTTGGGCG ACTCGGAGAACCCCGCGGTGACGCTGTCGGTGCTGCTCGCCAGCCTCAACAGCTGCTGCAACCCCTGGATCTACATGATCTTCAGCGGCCACCTGCTGCAGGACTTCGCCCACTGCTTCTCCTGCCTGTGGCCGCGCGACCGCCGCCTCAAGTCCAAGGAGGACTCGGACAGCAGCGTGCGCCGCACCACCCTCCCCACCAAGGTGAGCACCCGCAGCCCCCCCTGCAGCAGCGGCGGCACCTGGAGGGAGCTCGACAACTCGCCCAAGTCCTCGCTCCCCGGCATACAAGCGGAATAA